The Aerococcus loyolae genome contains the following window.
AGTCTTTAGAAGCCAAGGTCATTGTTTATGCTAAGGAAGATAGTCGCCAATTCTTGGAAAGCATTGGGGATGACCTAAAAACTTATCTGATTGTTTCCCAGTTAGAAATTAAAGACTATCAAGAAGCAGATGACCAAGCCGCGGATTACGAGGACTATGCCATTGCCATTGTTCCGGCTGAGGGTAAGGTATGTGACCGTTGCCGGGGCGTCTATCCTTCAGTAGGTAGTGTTGAAGGTGCAGAGAATCTTTGCCAACGTTGTGCTGATATCGTTCTTAATTACTTCCCTGAAGCACTAGTCAAAGAGGAAGATTAGTCATGTACCAAGGAATTCTAAAATCATACGATGAAAAACGTGGCTATGGTTTTATCCAAGTCCTCCATCCTTATTTTGAAAAAGATGTTTTTATTCATCGAACCGCCTTACAGGCAGCTGACTATGACAAAGTGCTGGTCAATGATCTTCTAGCTTTTGAAATTGCTTGGGGACAAAGAGGCCCTCAAGCCGTGAATGTTCAATAAACGAATAAGCTATTTCAATCAGATTACTATCCTGATTGGGGTAGCTTTTTTGTTTGGCTAATTTATAAAACAAGGCTAAATAAAAACAAAAAAGGAAAGTGAAAAGCTAATTTAGTTATAAAATAAACAATAATTGTATCTAGTTAGTGAAAATAAATACAAATTGTGTCTTTTTGCCCTGA
Protein-coding sequences here:
- a CDS encoding cold-shock protein; the protein is MYQGILKSYDEKRGYGFIQVLHPYFEKDVFIHRTALQAADYDKVLVNDLLAFEIAWGQRGPQAVNVQ